The following are from one region of the Chanos chanos chromosome 10, fChaCha1.1, whole genome shotgun sequence genome:
- the lmo7a gene encoding LIM domain only protein 7 has translation MELRKESSASCETAFPEAQRWVEAVTKKKFGSSDFRCALENGVLLCDLINKIKPGIIKRVNRLSTPIAGLDNLNVFLKACSKLGLKEAQLFHPGDLQDLSSRVTVKHQETCRRLKNVLITIYWLGRKAESDPFYNGPYLNLRAFEGLLDTPTSKALEDRTFSRGSIGVSDSGDSWYSDREELFTLRAGHRRDDSPDSLDSLGSRTHSTSSDTTLKGSSEGCGSDPEAELGFKMTDNKDSLSYRRSLVVTPKTNTQFNQFLPSKDKASGYVPAPLRKKRAERNEDNRRSLSSFTYTDEDDTISSVDRPDSGLSPADRVNSQSSQPAAHLTWAYEYESGSDSDNDHPDPDLVLDDLASRRFHSPTPVTPTNFSVPMSLREASAIPRGTWPQVAITKVQRQTLTHFSNVPWPPQRKPPQRRAVSAEAFICDDSEEDDDEFGDADPVQDDLYTRKVGLIPQPSSSVPYDKFLPKFWTPEEDAHVQRIKLGSQRRPWYRKIQGFSHKKSGSSSDDSDCDISPWVSASSPSLSQSDTSQSHPHASKGTTQPCLPTTSSPHMQPHTVAQNRDKPLWLECPPEGRLPSPDPTAGPRLVRCEKRPLLGREHPNDPYNVPADILPDLENDDMYARRTNAFHPSTDLAQLKYGGFLTPRYRSEPAINIVRQSRHNESGNPVYPDIEKDDVVYRKVNPKEAQRPLSGAPDTYHPVPIPQPWALPCKLQAKLLCPPCPPTKEAEPEKKHYGKAEDHAKTDDMLLRKLSATHICGAGSIAGSSQRPAAAEMAPSVPSSCSEEDLLKWQAIREASRLRHKKRLMVERLQQKESDSDGSKSMSDISVDPAVSKEVRYEELQKLRSQLKESEDKWQDDLTKWKNRRKSVNSDIMKKKEEREHIEVLTSGSSARKSKTFKEMQEERESRDKGSFKSRYSAFSTSEDHEDVFSEPASRTRGLPARSYTIDSPYTPNDRSTVSPVPPVKKEEPKSGSLSEDQEDFPVKAGRSSPHSPVNTSVTTSKSLDSQTSDTTVISSRTQGGSSFKTSVTSRSSLDEPTSTSKPMENSASYSSTVSESKRPSGWLIDDQSQGSFHKHNSVEAMQPSTARVSASLPRTFQRTESGRLPTVVMPKPFGTQSTRVSSLPRAFMMEDKRLNGDPESSRKTTIPSRYAQFVTEDEARSYSGSAQSSNEDEDDEEDATEVSNIQNPYLVPRASSVSPQPKPASPLGHVSDTKQEDYSDMRISLNQKPNSSRDFGFQTDWDSTGVRVKSIQQGSPAEMYQMRVGDEVLSVNGHRVADMSYAQWKNSMKEALEQGSLIMDVRRHGVNNWGRDLPSLPFKSHKTINLTSMDPLGSPEPFFNTNLDFTSNTGLSTTMKTVDTSSKPVNNLGSNGMNGGYHHEPVTMRNKASESISLRNLKRRSEFFEQGSAGSITINSLVYLCGGSETPLLDVPVPSLSSSSNRWSWDVEQERIRQEKWQKEQERLLQEKYKRDQEKLEEEFKRDQQAAAQENFKYRSEEKKTLELDSRSISPHSPLSPLSEPTPPWEDHEQEMARLAQQQEEEMRRKEEEKQRLEEERRKREEEEHKRQEEERRRREEERLRLEEERRMREELERLEEERRQREEEEERKRQEEMRRRREEEAERLQRKKEEEERRQQEEWEREQQQRSYNHMDSYEYVSMNPDLSYSHRVMSKSTPELDEAEKADHKGAHSRHRGMADWLLEEELKRKRNREILRQQAASELEAERRNILHAMKYRDPERVVTGGLKDASQKKNQPLSQAELERQQIIQEMKKKTSLHKDSSWIRQPSPSSVTSKKPVSLIEPLRRGESLDNLDSTRHSSWRSSWTPGSTSSIPDYSRPHSALSSSTSYRGSRPGSATLPASQSMSSLRQYPSSPTTPNPQYPLSKEAGLSDPHQSSQRNRSVSGRKICTYCDSPLGKGAAMIIESLGLCYHLHCFKCVECRSDLGGSEAGAEVRIRNRQLYCNSCYIRCKAGQPTSM, from the exons GCGGTCACTAAGAAGAAGTTTGGGAGCAGTGACTTCCGCTGTGCACTGGAGAATGGAGTTCTGCTGTGTGA tCTGATCAACAAGATCAAACCTGGTATTATCAAAAGGGTTAACAGACTTTCCACACCTATTGCTGGCCTG GACAACCTGAACGTCTTCCTGAAAGCTTGTTCCAAGCTTGGACTTAAAGAAGCCCAACTCTTCCACCCAGGAGATTTACAAGACTTATCCTCGCGAGTGACTGTCAA GCATCAAGAGACCTGCCGTAGGCTCAAAAAT GTTTTGATCACTATATACTGGCTTGGTAGAAAGGCTGAATCGGATCCTTTCTATAATGGACCTTACCTAAACCTGAGGGCATTTGAGGGTTTACTAGACACACCAACATCTAag GCACTAGAGGATCGCACATTTTCACGTGGAAGCATCGGAGTCAGTGACTCTGGAGACAGTTGGtactctgacagagaggagctcTTCACACTACGAGCCGGCCACAGGAGAGACGACTCCCCGGACAGTTTAGACTCGCTAGGGTCCAGGACTCATAGCACTTCTTCAGACACCACACTCAAAGGAAGCAGTGAGG GTTGTGGCAGTGACCCCGAGGCAGAGCTGGGTTTCAAGATGACGGACAACAAGGACTCCCTTAGCTACCGGCGCTCGCTGGTCGTCACCCCAAAGACCAACACTCAGTTCAACCAGTTCCTGCCTAGCAAGGACAAGGCCTCTGGCTACGTCCCGGCACCGCTGAGGAAGAAACGAGCCGAGCGCAACGAAGACAACCGACGAAGCCTGTCCAGTTTCACGTACACAGATGAGGATGACACAATCAGCAG TGTTGATCGGCCGGATTCGGGACTCTCCCCTGCCGACAGGGTGAACTCCCAGAGTTCACAGCCGGCCGCCCACCTGACCTGGGCGTACGAGTACGAGAGCGGGAGCGACTCAGACAATGACCACCCGGATCCCGACCTCGTTCTGGACGACCTCGCTAGCCGTAGATTTCACAGCCCCACCCCCGTAACACCCACCAACTTTTCCGTACCGATGAGCCTAAGGGAGGCTTCTGCTATCCCGCGTGGCACCTGGCCTCAGGTCGCCATCACTAAAGTGCAGCGGCAGACGCTGACTCACTTCAG CAACGTGCCATGGCCTCCACAAAGGAAGCCTCCACAGAGGAGGGCCGTATCTGCGGAGGCCTTTATCTGTGATGACTCTGAAGAGGATGACGATGAGTTTGGCGATGCAGACCCTGTCCAGGATGATCTTTACACACGCAAGGTGGGCCTAATACCCCAGCCCTCTTCCAGCGTCCCCTATGACAAATTTCTGCCCAAATTTTGGACACCAGAGGAGGACGCCCATGTACAGAGGATCAAACTGGGCTCTCAGCGCCGCCCCTGGTACAGAAAGATCCAGGGCTTCAG CCATAAGAAGTCAGGCTCCTCTTCTGACGACTCAGACTGTGATATTAGTCCCTGGGTCTCTGCGTCCTCCCCCTCCCTGTCCCAGTCGGATACCTCACAGTCTCACCCTCACGCATCCAAAGGCACTACTCAACCCTGCCTCCCCACAACTTCTAG TCCTCACATGCAGCCACACACAGTTGCTCAGAACAGGGACAAGCCCCTCTGGTTAGAGTGCCCCCCAGAGGGCCGTTTGCCCAGCCCAGACCCCACTGCCGGCCCCAGGCTCGTCAGGTGCGAGAAACGTCCACTTCTGGGGCGGGAACATCCAAACGATCCGTACAACGTTCCGGCAGACATTCTGCCCGACCTGGAGAACGACGACATGTACGCTCGTCGCACGAACGCCTTCCACCCCAGCACGGACCTGGCTCAGCTGAAATACGGCGGCTTCTTGACCCCTCGTTACAGATCAGAGCCCGCCATAAACATCGTCAGGCAGTCTCGTCACAACGAATCCGGTAACCCCGTCTACCCCGACATCGAGAAAGACGATGTGGTATACAGGAAGGTCAATCCGAAGGAAGCACAGCGCCCCCTGTCTGGAGCCCCTGACACATACCATCCCGTTCCCATACCCCAGCCCTGGGCGCTTCCATGCAAACTGCAGGCAAAGCTGCTGTGTCCCCCATGCCCTCCTACCAAAGAGGCAGAACCAGAGAAAAAACACTATGGGAAGGCAGAGGACCACGCGAAGACGGATGACATGTTGCTCAGGAAACTGAGTGCCACGCATATCTGCGGAGCAGGGAGCATTGCCGGGTCAAGCCAGCGTCCAGCTGCTGCCGAGATGGCTCCCAGTGTGCCTTCTTCGTGTAGCGAAGAGGATTTGCTCAAGTGGCAAGCCATCAGAGAGGCCAGCCGCTTAAGACACAAGAAGAGGCTGATGGTGGAGAG ACTACAGCAAAAGGAATCTGATAGTGACGG GAGCAAGTCAATGAGTGATATCTCTGTGGATCCTGCAGTCTCGAAAGAGGTGCGCTATGAAGAACTGCAGAAATTGCGCAGCCAGCTGAAAGAGAGCGAAGACAAGTGGCAGGAT GATCTCACAAAGTGGAAGAACAGACGCAAGAGTGTTAACTCTGATAttatgaagaaaaaagaggagagagagcatattgAAGTTCTTACCAGTGGCAGCAGTGCCAGAAAATCCAAAACCTTTAAGGAGATGCAAGAAGAGAG AGAGAGCCGAGATAAAGGCAGCTTCAAGAGCCGCTACAGTGCTTTCTCCACCTCCGAAGACCACGAAGATGTCTTCAGTGAACCAGCATCCAGGACCAGGGGTCTACCAGCCCGCAGCTACACCATAGACAGCCCCTATACGCCCAATGACAGATCCACGGTCTCTCCCGTGCCTCCTGTGAAGAAGGAGGAGCCTAAGTCTGGCAGCCTATCAGAAGACCAAGAGGATTTTCCAGTTAAAGCTGGCCGTAGCAGCCCACACAGTCCAGTTAATACGAGTGTCACCACCAGCAAAAGTTTAGACAGCCAGACCAGCGACACTACTGTCATCAGCAGTCGTACCCAGGGTGGCAGCTCATTCAAGACCAGTGTCACCAGCAGGAGTAGTCTAGATGAGCCCACCAGCACCAGTAAACCAATGGAGAACTCCGCCAGCTACAGcagcactgtgtctgagtccaaGCGTCCCTCTGGGTGGCTAATTGACGACCAGAGCCAGGGTTCTTTCCACAAGCATAATTCAGTGGAGGCGATGCAACCTAGCACGGCTCGGGTTTCTGCCTCCCTCCCCAGGACCttccagagaacagagagtggCCGGCTCCCCACCGTAGTCATGCCCAAGCCCTTTGGTACTCAGTCCACACGGGTGTCTTCCTTGCCCAGAGCCTTCATG ATGGAGGACAAGCGCCTCAACGGCGATCCGGAGAGCTCGAGGAAAACAACGATTCCAAGCCGCTACGCCCAGTTCGTGACAGAAGACGAGGCTCGCTCCTACTCTGGCTCGGCGCAGAGCAGTAATGAAGACGAGGACGATGAGGAAGATGCGACCGAGGTGTCAAACATACAAAACCCCTATCTAGTCCCCAGGGCCAGTAGTGTGTCCCCCCAGCCCAAACCTGCCTCCCCACTTGGCCATGTCAGTGACACAAAGCAG GAAGATTACAGTGACATGCGGATCAGTTTAAATCAGAAACCCAACAGCAGTCGAGACTTTGGCTTCCAGACCGACTGGGATTCCACAGGAGTCCGTGTCAAATCCATACAACAAG gcagtcCAGCAGAGATGTACCAGATGCGGGTGGGCGATGAGGTTTTAAGTGTGAATGGGCACAGGGTGGCAGACATGAGCTATGCACAGTGGAAGAACAGCATGAAGGAGGCTCTGGAGCAGGGCAGTCTGATCATGGACGTTCGCAGGCACGGCGTGAACA ACTGGGGCAGAGACCTACCTTCCCTACCATTTAAAAGCCATAAGACCATCAATTTGACCAGTATGGATCCCTTAGGTTCTCCTGAGCCATTCTTCAATACCAACCTGGACTTCACCTCCAACACGGGCCTGAGTACTACAATGAAAACCGTGGACACCAGCTCCAAGCCTGTTAAT AATCTGGGCTCTAATGGCATGAATGGTGGTTACCATCACGAACCTGTGACTATGAGGAATAAAG CATCAGAATCCATTTCTTTGAGAAACTTAAAAAGGCGATCAGAGTTTTTTGAACAAG GCTCAGCAGGGTCAATTACGATCAATTCGCTGGTCTACCTTTGTG GCGGCTCTGAAACTCCACTATTAGAT GTTCCAGTCCCCTCCCTCTCGTCCTCCTCCAACCGCTGGTCCTGGGACGTAGAGCAGGAGCGCATAAGACAAGAGAAATGGCAGAAAGAGCAAGAGCGTTTGCTACAG GAGAAGTACAAGCGAGATCAGGAGAAATTAGAGGAAGAGTTTAAGAGAGACCAGCAGGCGGCAGCACAGGAGAATTTTAAGTATCGCAGTGAG GAGAAGAAGACCCTGGAACTGGACAGTCGTAGCATCAGCcctcactctcctctgtctcccttgAGTGAACCCACACCTCCCTGGGAGGACCACGAACAGGAGATGGCCAGACTCGCTCAGCAGCaggaagaggagatgaggaggaaagaggaggagaaacagcgtctggaagaagagaggagaaagagggaagaggaggaacaCAAAcgtcaggaggaggagaggagaaggagagaggaggagagactgcgtctggaagaagagaggagaatgagagaggagctggagcgcctggaagaggaaaggagacagagggaggaggaggaggagcgcaAGCGtcaggaggagatgaggaggaggagagaggaggaagcagagagactgcaaaggaaaaaagaggaggaggagcggagACAACAggaagagtgggaaagagaacAGCAACAAAGGAG CTACAATCACATGGACTCCTATGAGTATGTCAGCATGAATCCAGATCTGTCATACTCACACAG GGTTATGTCCAAATCCACCCCAGAGCTTGACGAGGCTGAGAAAGCAGACCATAAAG GGGCGCACAGCAGACACAGGGGTATGGCAGACTGGCTCctggaggaggagctgaagaggaagagaaaccgCGAGATCCTGAGGCAGCAGGCTGCGTCGGAGCTcgaggcagagaggaggaacaTCCTCCATGCCATGAAATATAGAGACCCAGAGAGAG TAGTGACTGGTGGTCTGAAGGATGCCtctcaaaagaaaaaccaaCCGCTGTCTCAGGCCGAGCTGGAAAGGCAGCAGATCATAcaggagatgaagaagaagacgTCTCTGCATAAAGACAGCAGCTGGATCCGTCAGCCCAGTCCCAGCAGTGTTACCAGCAAGAAGCCTGTCAGCCTGATCGAGCCCCTTCGAAG AGGTGAGTCTCTGGACAACCTTGACTCGACGCGCCATTCCTCCTGGAGGTCATCGTGGACTCCAGGGAGCACCTCCTCTATCCCGGACTACAGCCGGCCACACTCCGCACTCTCCAGTTCTACGTCATACAGGGGCAGCCGCCCAGGGTCCGCCACCCTGCCGGCCTCACAGTCCATGAGCTCCCTTAGGCAGTACCCATCCAGCCCCACCACCCCAAACCCACAGTATCCCCTCAGCAAAGAGGCAGGCCTGTCTGACCCTCATCAGTCCTCACAGCGCAACAg GTCAGTCAGTGGCAGGAAAATCTGTACATACTGTGATTCACCACTGGGCAAAGGAGCGGCCATGATCATCGAGTCCCTGGGACTCTGTTATCATTTGCATTGCTTTAAG TGCGTTGAGTGCAGATCTGACCTCGGAGGGTCAGAAGCTGGGGCGGAAGTCAGAATACGAAACAGACAGCTCTACTGTAACTCCTGCTATATTCGATGCAAAG ctggcCAGCCCACCTCCATGTGA